The following are encoded in a window of Mycobacterium sp. ELW1 genomic DNA:
- the cysC gene encoding adenylyl-sulfate kinase, producing the protein MSTLLRIATAGSVDDGKSTLIGRLLYDSKAVMEDQLAAVERTSRERGNDYTDLALVTDGLRSEREQGITIDVAYRYFATAKRKFIIADTPGHIQYTRNMVTGTSTAQLVIVLVDARHGLLEQSRRHAFLASLLGVQHVVLAVNKMDLIDWDRERFEWIREEFHAFAARLDIHDVTTIPMSALKGDNVVTKSDKAPWYDGPPLLSHLEEVYIAGDRNLVDVRFPVQYVIRPQTVEHADHRSYAGTIAGGVMRPGDEIVVLPSGKTSRITTIDGPTGPVEEAFPPMAVSISLADDIDISRGDLLARPQNQPVATREFDATVCWMADESSLEPGRDYIIKHTTRTTRARVGALDYRLDVNTLHRDKSATALKLNELGRVTLRTQVPLLLDEYSRNAATGSFILIDPDTNVTVAAGMVRDTAPTAARSASPNTVRHQSLVDSGDRLTKGRTLWFTGLSGSGKSSVAVLVEQKLLEHGCPAYILDGDNLRHGLNADLGFSMADRAENLRRLAHIATLMADAGLTILVPAISPLEEHRELARKVHADQGVEFYEIFVDTPLEDCERRDPKGLYAKARAGEITHFTGIDSPYQRPKNPDLRLTPDHECDELAQQVIDLLEGQE; encoded by the coding sequence CTCCGTAGATGACGGCAAGTCGACCCTGATCGGCCGCTTGCTCTACGACTCCAAAGCCGTGATGGAAGACCAGCTCGCCGCTGTCGAGCGGACGTCGCGTGAGCGTGGCAATGACTACACCGACCTCGCACTGGTCACTGATGGCCTGCGCTCCGAGCGCGAGCAAGGCATCACCATCGACGTCGCCTACCGCTATTTCGCCACGGCGAAGCGGAAATTCATCATCGCCGACACCCCTGGCCATATTCAGTACACCCGCAACATGGTTACCGGAACCTCGACCGCGCAACTGGTGATCGTGCTCGTCGACGCGCGGCACGGCCTGCTCGAGCAGTCCCGCAGGCACGCGTTCCTGGCCTCTCTGCTGGGCGTTCAACACGTCGTGCTGGCGGTCAACAAGATGGATCTCATCGATTGGGACCGTGAGCGTTTCGAATGGATCCGCGAGGAGTTCCACGCCTTCGCCGCCCGCCTCGACATCCACGATGTCACCACCATCCCGATGTCGGCGCTCAAGGGCGACAACGTGGTGACGAAGTCGGACAAGGCGCCCTGGTATGACGGTCCGCCGCTGCTGAGCCACCTTGAAGAGGTCTACATCGCCGGCGACCGCAACCTGGTCGACGTGCGCTTCCCGGTGCAGTATGTGATCCGGCCGCAGACCGTCGAGCACGCCGACCATCGCAGCTACGCGGGCACGATCGCCGGCGGTGTGATGCGCCCCGGGGACGAGATCGTCGTATTGCCGAGCGGAAAAACCAGTCGTATCACGACAATCGACGGCCCGACCGGACCTGTCGAGGAGGCGTTCCCGCCGATGGCGGTGTCGATCAGTCTTGCCGACGACATCGACATCTCCCGCGGAGACCTGCTGGCCCGCCCGCAGAACCAGCCGGTGGCCACCCGGGAATTCGACGCCACGGTCTGCTGGATGGCCGACGAGTCGTCGCTGGAGCCCGGACGCGACTACATCATCAAGCACACCACCCGCACCACGCGGGCACGCGTCGGTGCGCTGGACTATCGCCTGGACGTCAACACCCTGCACCGCGACAAGAGCGCAACGGCGTTGAAGCTCAACGAACTCGGCCGGGTCACCCTGCGCACCCAGGTGCCGCTGTTGCTCGACGAGTACTCCCGCAACGCCGCGACGGGATCGTTCATCCTGATCGATCCCGACACCAACGTGACGGTGGCCGCGGGCATGGTCCGCGACACCGCGCCGACGGCCGCTCGCAGCGCGTCGCCGAACACGGTGCGCCACCAGTCGCTGGTGGACTCCGGTGACCGGCTGACGAAGGGGCGCACCCTGTGGTTCACCGGTCTCTCCGGCTCGGGGAAGTCCTCGGTGGCGGTGCTGGTGGAGCAGAAGCTGCTCGAACATGGTTGCCCCGCTTATATTCTCGACGGTGACAATCTGCGCCACGGGCTCAACGCCGACCTCGGTTTCTCGATGGCGGATCGGGCCGAGAACCTGCGCCGGTTGGCCCACATCGCCACGCTTATGGCCGATGCCGGCCTGACGATCCTGGTACCCGCGATCAGCCCGCTGGAAGAACACCGGGAGCTGGCCCGCAAGGTGCACGCCGACCAGGGGGTGGAGTTCTACGAGATCTTCGTCGACACTCCGCTGGAAGACTGTGAGCGACGGGATCCCAAGGGGCTCTACGCCAAAGCCCGGGCCGGGGAGATCACCCACTTCACCGGAATCGACAGCCCCTATCAGCGGCCGAAGAATCCGGATCTGCGGCTGACCCCCGATCACGAGTGCGACGAGCTGGCCCAACAGGTCATCGATCTGTTGGAGGGTCAGGAGTGA
- a CDS encoding isochorismatase family protein: MTELNTLRALAGLPLDPPSLATSTLILIDCQNTYTQGVMELEGVQAALDEAAALLDRARTAGIPVIHIQHDDGPGSLYDISGESGAIVARVAPRDGEPVVVKNYPNSFVHTDLEERLKSVGAENLIIGGFMTHMCVNSTARGAFNLGYAPTVVAAATATRSLPGVDGAAIPAVSLHSASLAALKDLFAVVVTDSDAISD, translated from the coding sequence ATGACTGAACTCAACACCCTGCGGGCGCTCGCGGGCCTTCCGCTCGATCCGCCGAGTCTGGCCACGTCGACGCTGATCCTGATCGACTGCCAGAACACGTACACCCAGGGCGTGATGGAACTCGAAGGTGTTCAGGCCGCGCTGGACGAGGCGGCGGCGCTGTTGGATCGTGCACGGACTGCGGGCATTCCGGTGATCCACATCCAGCACGACGACGGTCCCGGCTCGCTGTATGACATCAGCGGCGAGAGCGGTGCGATCGTGGCCAGGGTCGCCCCGCGCGACGGGGAACCGGTGGTGGTCAAGAACTACCCCAACTCATTCGTGCACACAGATCTCGAAGAGCGGCTCAAATCGGTCGGCGCCGAGAACCTGATCATCGGCGGATTCATGACGCATATGTGCGTGAATTCGACCGCTCGAGGCGCATTCAACCTCGGCTACGCGCCCACGGTGGTCGCGGCCGCCACAGCCACGAGGTCATTGCCAGGCGTGGACGGTGCGGCCATCCCTGCAGTATCGCTGCACTCCGCGAGTCTTGCCGCTCTCAAGGATTTGTTCGCTGTGGTCGTCACCGATTCGGACGCCATCTCAGACTGA
- a CDS encoding RrF2 family transcriptional regulator, translating into MRMSAKAEYAVRAMIQLASVDSGVLVKTEDLAKAQGIPAQFLVDILSGLRTDRLVRSHRGRDGGYELGRPAADISIADVLRCIDGPLASVRDIGLGDLPYSGPTAALTDVWRALRASMRSVLEETSVADVANGQLPAHVADLAQDYLRQENRRGHNG; encoded by the coding sequence ATGCGGATGTCAGCGAAGGCGGAATACGCCGTCCGCGCCATGATCCAGCTCGCCTCAGTCGACTCGGGTGTGCTGGTCAAGACCGAGGACCTGGCCAAGGCCCAGGGCATCCCCGCGCAATTCCTGGTCGACATCCTGTCCGGTCTGCGCACCGACCGGCTGGTGCGCAGCCACCGCGGCCGCGACGGTGGTTATGAGCTGGGCCGACCGGCTGCCGACATCAGCATCGCCGACGTGTTGCGCTGCATCGACGGGCCGTTGGCAAGCGTGCGCGACATCGGCTTGGGCGACCTGCCCTACAGCGGGCCCACCGCTGCGCTGACCGATGTGTGGCGGGCGCTGCGCGCCAGCATGCGCTCAGTGCTGGAGGAGACCAGCGTGGCCGATGTCGCCAACGGGCAACTGCCCGCCCACGTCGCCGATCTGGCGCAGGACTACCTGCGGCAGGAGAACCGGCGCGGGCACAACGGTTAG
- a CDS encoding 3'(2'),5'-bisphosphate nucleotidase CysQ: MSDHDLAAELATQAGKLLLDVRVELAEASGAERKAAGDKRSHDYLMEALAAARPDDAVLSEEGADDPIRLRSQRVWIVDPLDGTREFSELDRDDWAVHVALWEDGELIAGAVALPAQGVTLATPAVSPPPAAPSAPRIVVSRTRPPAVALQVRDALRGVLVEMGSAGAKVAAVIQGRADVYVHAGGQYEWDSAAPVAVARAAGLHTSRIDGSPLHYNRPDPLLPDVVVCRPELAEAVLAATQ, from the coding sequence GTGAGCGACCACGACCTCGCGGCCGAGCTGGCCACCCAAGCGGGCAAGCTTCTGCTCGACGTTCGCGTCGAGCTGGCCGAGGCCTCGGGTGCGGAGCGAAAAGCTGCGGGTGACAAGCGTTCTCACGACTACCTGATGGAAGCACTGGCTGCGGCACGCCCCGACGACGCGGTGCTGTCGGAAGAGGGGGCCGACGATCCGATCCGGCTGCGCAGCCAACGGGTATGGATCGTCGACCCGCTCGACGGCACGCGCGAGTTCTCCGAACTCGACCGTGACGACTGGGCGGTGCACGTGGCCCTGTGGGAGGACGGCGAGTTGATCGCGGGCGCGGTTGCGCTTCCTGCCCAGGGCGTTACGTTGGCAACCCCTGCGGTGTCGCCGCCCCCGGCGGCGCCGAGCGCTCCGCGGATCGTGGTGTCGCGGACCCGACCTCCGGCGGTGGCGCTGCAGGTGCGCGACGCGTTGCGCGGCGTGCTGGTCGAAATGGGTTCTGCCGGAGCCAAGGTCGCGGCCGTGATTCAGGGCCGCGCTGACGTGTATGTGCATGCGGGCGGCCAATACGAGTGGGATTCGGCGGCCCCGGTGGCCGTCGCCCGAGCCGCCGGGCTGCACACCTCACGTATCGACGGCTCACCGCTGCACTACAACAGGCCCGACCCACTGCTACCCGATGTCGTGGTGTGCCGGCCCGAATTGGCCGAGGCGGTGCTGGCCGCCACGCAGTAG
- a CDS encoding TDT family transporter, with protein sequence MATPQTRVEVLGNIGPNWFASVMGTGIVATAGATLPIQLPGLRGFAEVVWVIAAALLVVLIAIVGLHWLRHPTVARTHARNPQMAHFYGAAPMALLTVGSGAVLIGRDLIGERLAVDLDWVLWTAGTVGGLFTAVSIPFLMFTQHNVEPDAAFGGWLMPIVPPMVSAAAGALLIPHMAPGTGRTTMLYGCYAMFGLSLVAAFIIITLIWSRLALYGTSGTARVPTLWIVLGPLGQSITAAGLLGHVAATAVEPELAEDLNAFAVIFGVPVWGFAMLWIALAASLTIRTLRRGMPFALTWWSLTFPVGTFVTGTAQLAVHTNLPAFKVAAVIAYAGLLSTWLLVAVRTARGSLRGNLLNPPPSAGPIRAQKDPAR encoded by the coding sequence ATGGCAACACCGCAGACCCGGGTCGAAGTCCTGGGCAACATCGGACCCAACTGGTTCGCATCGGTGATGGGTACCGGAATCGTTGCGACCGCGGGTGCGACGCTGCCGATACAGCTCCCCGGACTGCGCGGGTTCGCCGAGGTGGTCTGGGTGATCGCCGCGGCGCTGCTCGTCGTGCTGATCGCGATCGTCGGCCTGCATTGGCTGCGCCATCCCACAGTCGCGCGCACCCATGCCCGCAATCCGCAGATGGCGCACTTCTACGGTGCGGCACCGATGGCGCTACTGACCGTCGGCAGCGGTGCGGTGCTGATCGGCCGAGATCTGATCGGCGAGCGGCTCGCCGTCGACCTGGACTGGGTGCTGTGGACAGCCGGCACGGTGGGCGGGCTGTTCACCGCGGTGAGCATCCCGTTCCTGATGTTCACCCAGCACAACGTCGAACCCGACGCCGCGTTCGGCGGCTGGCTGATGCCGATTGTGCCGCCGATGGTCTCGGCGGCCGCCGGTGCGTTGCTCATTCCCCACATGGCGCCGGGCACCGGTCGCACCACCATGCTGTACGGCTGCTACGCGATGTTCGGACTGTCCCTGGTCGCCGCGTTCATCATCATCACGCTGATCTGGAGCCGCCTGGCTCTCTACGGAACGTCGGGAACCGCGCGGGTTCCGACGCTGTGGATCGTGCTCGGTCCACTCGGTCAATCCATCACCGCCGCAGGGCTTCTCGGCCACGTCGCGGCAACGGCCGTCGAGCCCGAGCTGGCTGAGGACCTGAATGCGTTCGCCGTGATCTTCGGAGTTCCGGTGTGGGGCTTCGCGATGCTCTGGATCGCGCTCGCGGCCTCACTGACGATCCGCACCCTGCGCCGCGGCATGCCGTTCGCCCTGACCTGGTGGAGCCTCACCTTCCCGGTGGGCACCTTCGTCACCGGCACCGCCCAGCTGGCGGTGCACACCAACCTGCCCGCGTTCAAGGTTGCGGCGGTGATCGCCTACGCCGGGTTGCTGAGCACCTGGCTGCTGGTTGCGGTGCGTACCGCGCGGGGCAGCCTGCGCGGCAATCTGCTCAACCCGCCGCCGAGCGCGGGGCCGATCCGCGCCCAGAAGGACCCCGCGCGCTAA
- a CDS encoding cupin domain-containing protein: MSRLERSEHSVSLLDGEIVEESDLGSIRRVTADNLPILSGLSIKRLVINPGAMRTPHWHANANELAYCVTGNCLVSILDSGSQFSSFTIGPGEMFHVDSGSLHHIENIGEEPAEFILAFRHERPEDFGLGAAFGAMTDAVLGNTYDLPASDFAKIRRDTTDRKLAARVGDPSVPSTAHFNDPHKFGVEAQSPPVGSAVGSARLARVQFWPALKDMSMYSLRIREDGMREPHWHPITAEMGYVASGSSRMTVMDPDGTLDTWYLEQGDMYFIPRAYPHHIEVVDAPDLHFAIFFDQPTPGDIGYRASASAYSREVLAATFNVHIDDLPNFPFTKADPLIVNRVNPLDPRD; the protein is encoded by the coding sequence ATGTCAAGACTTGAGCGCAGCGAACATTCGGTGTCGTTGCTCGACGGTGAGATCGTCGAAGAATCGGATCTCGGTTCGATCCGACGCGTCACCGCCGACAACCTGCCCATCCTGTCCGGCCTCTCGATCAAGCGCCTGGTGATCAATCCGGGTGCGATGCGTACGCCGCACTGGCACGCGAACGCCAACGAATTGGCCTACTGCGTCACCGGAAACTGTCTGGTCTCGATCCTCGACAGCGGCAGCCAGTTCTCGTCGTTCACGATCGGTCCTGGCGAGATGTTCCATGTCGATTCAGGTTCGTTGCATCACATCGAGAACATCGGCGAGGAACCTGCCGAGTTCATCCTTGCGTTCCGGCACGAGCGGCCCGAGGACTTCGGCCTCGGAGCCGCGTTCGGCGCAATGACCGACGCGGTGTTGGGTAACACCTACGACCTGCCGGCCTCCGACTTCGCGAAGATCCGCCGCGACACCACCGACCGGAAGCTCGCTGCACGCGTTGGGGATCCGTCGGTTCCGAGCACCGCCCACTTCAACGATCCGCACAAATTCGGGGTCGAAGCGCAGAGCCCGCCAGTCGGCAGTGCAGTCGGATCGGCACGCCTGGCCCGGGTCCAGTTCTGGCCCGCCCTCAAGGACATGTCGATGTACTCACTTCGGATCCGTGAGGACGGCATGCGCGAACCGCATTGGCATCCGATCACCGCGGAGATGGGCTACGTCGCGTCGGGAAGTTCGCGGATGACCGTCATGGACCCCGACGGAACGTTGGACACCTGGTATCTGGAGCAGGGTGACATGTATTTCATCCCTCGCGCATACCCCCACCACATCGAGGTGGTCGATGCTCCCGATCTGCATTTCGCGATCTTCTTCGACCAGCCCACCCCCGGCGATATCGGATATCGGGCGTCGGCGAGCGCGTACTCGCGTGAAGTACTCGCTGCGACGTTCAACGTCCACATCGACGACCTGCCCAATTTCCCGTTCACCAAGGCCGATCCGCTGATCGTCAACCGGGTCAACCCGCTCGACCCGCGCGACTAG
- a CDS encoding VOC family protein produces the protein MAIELNHTIVAAHDKQRSAHFLTELFGLPDAMPFGHFLVVTLEHGLSLDFADVPADEPIHPQHYAFLVSEDDFDAIYRKISDRKLPHWADPRATRPGEINHNDGGRGVYFRDPAGHYLEIITRPYGSGTG, from the coding sequence ATGGCAATCGAACTGAACCACACCATCGTCGCCGCGCATGACAAGCAGCGGTCCGCCCACTTCCTGACCGAGCTGTTCGGGCTACCGGATGCGATGCCGTTCGGACATTTCCTCGTCGTCACCCTCGAGCATGGGCTGAGCCTGGACTTCGCCGACGTGCCTGCCGATGAACCAATCCACCCGCAGCACTACGCCTTCCTGGTGTCCGAAGACGATTTCGACGCGATCTACCGCAAGATCTCCGATCGAAAGCTGCCGCACTGGGCCGATCCCCGCGCCACTCGCCCCGGCGAGATCAACCACAACGACGGCGGCCGCGGCGTCTATTTCCGCGACCCGGCGGGCCACTACCTGGAGATCATCACCCGGCCGTACGGCTCGGGCACGGGCTAA
- a CDS encoding VOC family protein — protein MPIPTSAVAHVRLTVTDIDASRRFYDSVFGWPVYAELPANADAATREQLSFLFGGVIYNIGDNLIGLRPTGTGAFDEDRVGLDHLAFALPSLDALEQAAAHLDSLGIGHEPIKDIGIAYILEFRDPDNIALELTARK, from the coding sequence ATGCCGATCCCCACTTCCGCCGTCGCCCACGTGCGGCTGACCGTCACCGACATCGACGCCTCGCGCCGGTTCTACGACAGCGTGTTCGGCTGGCCGGTCTACGCCGAATTGCCGGCGAACGCCGATGCCGCGACCCGCGAGCAGCTTTCATTCCTGTTCGGCGGCGTCATCTACAACATCGGCGACAACCTGATCGGGTTGCGGCCCACCGGCACCGGCGCCTTCGACGAGGACCGGGTCGGCCTCGACCACCTGGCATTCGCCCTGCCCAGCCTGGACGCCCTCGAGCAGGCCGCCGCCCACCTTGATTCCCTCGGCATCGGGCACGAGCCGATCAAGGACATCGGCATTGCCTACATCCTCGAGTTCCGCGACCCCGACAACATCGCCCTGGAGCTGACCGCCCGCAAGTAG